AGTTGTAAGAGGGAAGAAGCTCCAACCCCCCGGCTCGGCTTCCTGTGAGCCGCGATGCGGTGCTTGCCAGCTCTCGGCTCGCAGCCGGATACTCCTGGCTTCTGGCTTCTGGCTTCTGGCTTCTGGCTTCTGGCTTCTGGCTTCTGGCTTCTGGCTTCTGGCTTCTGGCTTCTGGCTTCTGGCTTCTGGCTTCTGGCTTCTGGCTTCTGGCTTCTGGCTTCTGGCTTCTGGCTTCTGGCTTCTGGCTTCTGGCTTCTGGCTTCTGGCTTCTGGCTTACGGCTCGGGCTCTGATTATGCCCGGCCGGATTCGTTGACTCGAGACACTTGCCATTTGCTGCAGGTGCGGGCAGGATAAAAAACAACTCGACGGGCCACTATACTCAGGCTCATCAGGAAACGGAGACACCATATGTCTGTTACTGCTCACCAGATGACTGTCATCACCACCTATCAGGGTGGCGGTGTCGTTGGTGCGGCAGGCGGCTATTGGTTTGGCTTTACCTGGTATTGGTTTGATACCGGGGAGCCGGCTACCGTTTCCTGATCCGCTTGGTTTAAACAACAGGATCAAGCAACAGGATAGCGAGGCGCTCCCCACCAGGGCCGCCTCTCGGAACCCCCGGATGGCAGCCCCATCCGGGGGTTCCTGCATTCAGGATTCGGTTCAACAGGAGGGTATGACATGACCGCATTTCGTGAATTCGCCAGCAGCGCATTCCATGGCCGGTATTACGGCTATGGCTGGCGATTTATCGAGGCGCGGTCGGCCCAGGTGGCCACCTCCGACCGTGAGCAATCTGGTGGCCAACAGAAGATTCGAAGTCACCGATGCCCACGGAGTTGAATGCCATGAATGCCCACACCGCCCTGTCTGTATCTCACGAGTTGTCGACTGATGAGGCAGCCAGTATGCCGCTTCCCACCCCGTTGGAACTCCAACGAGAGGTTCCGCTGAGCGCCATGCTCCATGAGCGCGTCGAAGCCCAGCGTCATGAAATCCGCGATATTCTCGAAGGCCGTGATGATCGTCTGCTGGTGGTGGTCGGGCCCTGCTCGATCCATGATCCCGTTGCAGCGATGGAATACGCTCAACGCCTTGCGAAACTGGCGGATCGGGTGCGTGATCGTCTGCTGCTGGTGATGCGTGTTTACGTCGAGAAGCCCCGTACTACGGTTGGCTGGAAGGGGCTGGCCTACGACCCGGGGCTGGATGGTCAGAGCGACATGTGCCGGGGACTGGAGTTATCGCGACGCCTGATGCGCGATATCGTCGAACTGGGGTTGCCGGTTGCTACTGAGCTGTTGCAGCCGATGATTGCTCCTTACCTGGATGATCTTCTGGCATGGGTGGCTATCGGTGCGCGGACCACCGAGTCGCAATTGCATCGTGAACTGGCCAGCGGCCTCAAGTCTGCGGTTGGCTTCAAGAATGCCACCAACGGCGATCTACAGGTGGCGCTGGATGCCATGCAGTCCGCTGCCCACCCCCATCAGCACTTCGCTATCGGTGCCGATGGACGTCCTGTGATGAAGCAGACCAACGGCAATGACATGACCCACGTAGTACTGCGTGGCGGTCATGGCGGCCCCAACTACGATGCTGACAGTATTGCGGCTGCTCGCAAGGCCATCACTGCAGGTGGCTTGGCTGTGCGACTGATGGTCGATTGCAGCCATGCCAACGCACGCAAGGATCATCGTCGCCAGAGCGAAGTACTGCTTGATGTGCTGGCGCAGCGTGAAACGGGTGACCGAGCCCTGATCGGCGTGATGCTGGAAAGCCATATTCATGAAGGCAAGCAGTCATTGACGCCGGGCAAGCTGCGCTATGGGGTCTCCGTCACCGATGCCTGTATCGGCTGGGAGACCACCGAGCATCTGCTGACCCTGGCCGCCGAACGGTTGGCAAGAGTCTAGCGCCTCTCGAGCGCTAAGCGGTAAGTTACCACTCGAGCGGTAAGCTGTAAGTTATAAGCTGTAAGTCACCCCGCAGTGACCAGCATGGAGCGGCACTGGACAGCTAGCGGTTCGTAGCCCGCAGTGTCTGTTTGACAGCACCTGGCTCGTAGCTTGTTGCTTGTTGCTTGCGGCTTACAGCCTCACCTACCCCCGACAGAATGGCCAGAATTCGAAGGCTCCATCGCACTGGAACTCGGCTTCACAGGCGTTGAGCTGGGCCTGGTAGCGCGACGCAGTACTGGCCACCTGGCGGGCGGCACTCTGGACAGCGGACTTGCCACGGTAGCTGCCACGCTGG
This Halomonas huangheensis DNA region includes the following protein-coding sequences:
- a CDS encoding 3-deoxy-7-phosphoheptulonate synthase, which gives rise to MNAHTALSVSHELSTDEAASMPLPTPLELQREVPLSAMLHERVEAQRHEIRDILEGRDDRLLVVVGPCSIHDPVAAMEYAQRLAKLADRVRDRLLLVMRVYVEKPRTTVGWKGLAYDPGLDGQSDMCRGLELSRRLMRDIVELGLPVATELLQPMIAPYLDDLLAWVAIGARTTESQLHRELASGLKSAVGFKNATNGDLQVALDAMQSAAHPHQHFAIGADGRPVMKQTNGNDMTHVVLRGGHGGPNYDADSIAAARKAITAGGLAVRLMVDCSHANARKDHRRQSEVLLDVLAQRETGDRALIGVMLESHIHEGKQSLTPGKLRYGVSVTDACIGWETTEHLLTLAAERLARV